The Prunus persica cultivar Lovell chromosome G7, Prunus_persica_NCBIv2, whole genome shotgun sequence genome has a segment encoding these proteins:
- the LOC18769673 gene encoding NDR1/HIN1-like protein 10, whose translation MTVENPNKWNDFHYENFGAVASYKNQDLSNSSLAPFRVGNKNSFVLTPSFEGQRLVALSNDEVSNFRNSTVFDIVLKLYFKYWTKIGAVKINKELQMACYFEVPLSSGGKSGEKFDSTKCDKA comes from the coding sequence ATGACTGTTGAAAACCCTAACAAATGGAATGACTTCCACTACGAAAATTTTGGAGCCGTTGCTAGTTATAAGAACCAGGATTTGAGTAATAGTAGCTTGGCCCCCTTCCGCGTAGGGAACAAGAATTCGTTTGTGTTGACTCCATCGTTCGAGGGGCAACGACTGGTGGCTCTTTCGAATGATGAGGTTTCGAATTTTAGGAATTCTACAGTTTTCGATATCGTTTTGAAGCTCTATTTTAAGTATTGGACCAAGATTGGTGCGGTCAAGATTAACAAGGAGCTCCAAATGGCTTGCTATTTCGAGGTTCCATTGAGTTCTGGCGGAAAATCAGGTGAAAAATTTGATAGCACCAAGTGTGATAAGGCTTAA
- the LOC109950400 gene encoding uncharacterized protein LOC109950400 produces the protein MSARRARIRGRGQRWGPNPPPPSPSPPPSPPLPSPSPSPPPPAGDNALDLRHVLSQFTRTMATALGGRRGTESSEIKRVKELGAKEFLGSTDPAEAELWITDVERIFDVLECPAEDRVRLATFLLKGNAYHWWKAVKRGYENPATINWEEFQRVFSDQFYPPSYKQAKKSEFLYLKQGSMTVVEYEHKFNELSRFAPELVATEEDRCRRFEEGLWWEIQAVVTASTYPNMRALAQAAARVARKLGGNVGRRRRDAPGIGGPSQGPSKRGGSSSSSASGGWSGGRGSSSSSGRSGSRSAWTQYSGPQSVASTARAPSRYTGLTCFHCGQVGHIAKDCPSYTQGGGSSQSSSLTCYFCGQVGHTKRNCPIILQNDAGNQGTGAQLGQGILGQNQNQGGVSSSAAGSSSSRASASSRGRGGRLSRGQPGRSTTQARVFSMSQQEAYATPDVITGMIPIFGYLARVLIDPGATHSFVAHNFIPYVSIRPTPMTGSFSISLPTGEVLYADRVFRNCFVQVDDAWLEANLIPLDLVDLDIILGMDWLEKHHASVDCYRKEVTFRSPGQPRVTFRGERRVLPTCLISAITAKKLLQKGCEG, from the exons ATGTCAGCTCGCAGAGCTAGAATTAGAGGCCGTGGGCAGAGATGGGGGCCGAATCCTCCACCTCCATCTCCATCACCCCCTccttcaccaccactaccTTCACCTTCACcttcaccacctccacctGCTGGAGATAATGCTTTGGATTTGAGGCATGTGCTCAGTCAGTTTACTCGTACAATGGCTACAGCCTTAGGGGGAAGGCGTGGTACGGAAAGTTCAGAAATTAAGAGAGTTAAGGAACTTGGAGCTAAAGAATTCCTGGGTAGTACAGATCCGGCAGAAGCAGAATTATGGATTACTGATGTGGAGAGAATCTTTGATGTCCTGGAATGCCCAGCTGAGGATAGAGTCCGTTTGGCCACCTTTCTACTCAAGGGAAATGCGTATCATTGGTGGAAAGCAGTAAAAAGGGGTTATGAAAATCCGGCTACCATAAATTGGGAAGAATTTCAGCGAGTATTTTCAGATCAGTTTTACCCACCTTCTTATAAACAGGCAAAGAAATCAGAGTTTCTCTACTTGAAACAGGGGTCTATGACAGTAGTGGAATATGAACACAAATTTAATGAGCTGTCCAGATTTGCTCCTGAGTTAGTGGCTACCGAGGAAGACAGATGTAGACGCTTTGAGGAAGGTTTATGGTGGGAAATTCAGGCAGTTGTTACCGCTAGTACTTATCCAAATATGAGGGCTTTGGCTCAGGCAGCGGCAAGGGTGGCAAGGAAACTTGGTGGGAATGTTGGTAGGCGCCGTAGGGATGCACCAGGAATTGGTGGGCCCAGTCAGGGTCCATCAAAGAGGGGAGGATCTAGTTCCAGTTCGGCTAGTGGAGGATGGTCAGGAGGACGGGGATCTAGTTCTAGCAGTGGGAGATCCGGTTCTCGTTCAGCTTGGACTCAGTATTCGGGACCACAGTCTGTAGCTAGCACCGCCAGGGCTCCTTCTAGGTACACTGGGTTGACATGTTTTCATTGTGGGCAAGTCGGGCATATTGCAAAGGATTGTCCCAGTTACACTCAGGGAGGTGGATCGAGCCAGAGTAGTAGCCTGACATGCTACTTTTGTGGGCAAGTGGGGCATACTAAGAGAAACTGCCCAATTATACTCCAGAATGATGCAGGGAATCAGGGAACTGGGGCCCAGCTGGGGCAAGGTATTTTGGGTCAGAATCAGAATCAGGGTGGTGTTTCTTCATCTGCAGCAGGGTCATCCAGTAGTAGGGCATCGGCATCTTCTAGAGGCAGAGGTGGTAGGCTATCAAGGGGTCAACCTGGGCGCTCCACTACTCAGGCTCGTGTGTTCTCCATGTCTCAGCAGGAAGCCTATGCTACCCCGGATGTGATTACTGGTATGATTCCGATTTTTGGTTATCTTGCACGTGTTTTAATTGACCCGGGGGCCACACACTCCTTTGTAGCACACAATTTCATACCGTATGTCAGTATTAGACCCACACCTATGACAGGGAGCTTTAGTATTTCCCTACCTACGGGAGAAGTCTTATACGCAGATCGGGTATTCAGAAATTGTTTTGTCCAAGTAGATGAtgcatggttggaagcaaatTTAATCCCTTTAGATTTGGTGGATTTGGATATTATTTTGGGGATGGATTGGCTGGAGAAACATCATGCTTCAGTGGATTGTTATCGGAAGGAAGTAACATTTCGAAGTCCAGGGCAACCTAGAGTTACCTTCCGTGGGGAGCGTAGAGTTCTCCCTACTTGTCTGATTTCTGCTATTACAGCCAAGAAGTTGCTCCAGAAGGGATGTGAGGG ATGA
- the LOC18770757 gene encoding NDR1/HIN1-like protein 10: MFGRSGLCCFCFCLCYITYFLFFLAFFIFWSIFLPQEPKFTITNASLTQFNLTDTSINNNTLHYNLTLEITIRNPNKKVGLYYRRILVVANYRKKRFALVRLNSTPFYQGHKNTTIVNANLEGQQLMRFKERDISNFNSETANGVYIIDVKIALRIGIRFGKVKTGYFKIPRKSDCKLKVPLSTSFNGTFWSGFQTTECQSFHMFGDPDAA, translated from the coding sequence ATGTTTGGAAGGAGTGGCCTCTGTTGCTTCTGCTTTTGCTTGTGCTACATCACCTACTTCTTATTCTTCCTAGCCTTCTTCATATTCTGGTCGATCTTCCTTCCCCAAGAGCCCAAATTCACCATCACCAATGCCTCTCTCACCCAATTCAATCTCACCGACACCAGCATCAACAACAACACTCTCCACTACAACCTCACCCTTGAGATCACCATCAGAAACCCTAACAAAAAAGTTGGCTTATACTACCGCCGAATCCTAGTCGTTGCTAACTACAGAAAGAAGAGGTTTGCTTTGGTGAGGTTGAATTCGACGCCGTTTTACCAAGGCCACAAGAACACCACCATTGTGAATGCAAATCTTGAAGGGCAGCAGTTGATGAGATTTAAGGAACGTGACATTTCCAACTTTAACTCGGAGACTGCAAATGGGGTTTATATCATTGATGTGAAGATTGCTCTTCGGATAGGAATCAGATTCGGCAAGGTGAAGACGGGTTACTTCAAGATTCCAAGGAAGAGCGACTGCAAGCTGAAGGTTCCTTTGAGCACTTCATTTAATGGAACATTTTGGAGTGGTTTCCAGACCACCGAGTGTCAGAGTTTTCATATGTTTGGTGACCCTGATGCTGCCTAG
- the LOC18770201 gene encoding NDR1/HIN1-like protein 3, whose amino-acid sequence MAWNWKKCCCCCCILIIVFFIAILTATLVIREYSPQHSINYQVTDASLTQFNLTTNKILQFNLATTINVENPNKRSDFHYEKFEAVASYKSQDLKNTKFDPFEVEHKDKHPLNAVFKGEQSVSLLDDEVSKFKATTVFDIVIKLNVKHWAKYTTFKITEEMKMKCNLKVPLNSNGKSTGKFEVAKCDKE is encoded by the coding sequence ATGGCTTGGAACTGGAAAAAAtgttgctgctgttgctgcaTTCTCATCATCGTATTTTTCATCGCCATCCTCACTGCCACGCTCGTCATTCGCGAATACAGCCCTCAGCATTCGATCAACTACCAGGTGACCGATGCATCGCTGACCCAATTCAACTTGACGACCAATAAAATCCTCCAGTTCAATCTAGCCACCACCATAAATGTTGAAAACCCTAACAAGAGGTCTGACTTCCACTATGAGAAGTTTGAAGCCGTCGCTTCCTACAAAAGCCAGGATTTGAAAAATACTAAATTCGATCCGTTCGAGGTAGAACACAAAGATAAGCATCCTTTGAATGCAGTGTTCAAGGGGGAGCAATCGGTGTCTCTTCTGGATGATGAGGTTTCAAAGTTTAAGGCCACCACGGTTTTTGACATCGTTATCAAATTGAATGTCAAGCATTGGGCCAAGTATACTACATTCAAGATTACTGAGGAGATGAAGATGAAATGCAACTTGAAGGTTCCTTTAAATTCCAACGGAAAATCAACTGGAAAATTTGAGGTTGCTAAGTGTGATAAGGAATAA